Proteins encoded within one genomic window of Pieris rapae chromosome 1, ilPieRapa1.1, whole genome shotgun sequence:
- the LOC110995770 gene encoding cyclin-dependent-like kinase 5, whose product MQKYEKLEKIGEGTYGTVFKAKNKETHEIVALKRVRLDDDDEGVPSSALREICLLKELKHKNIVRLYDVLHSEKKLTLVFEHCDQDLKKYFDSLNGEIDLDVVKSFMYQLLRGLAFCHSHNVLHRDLKPQNLLINKNGELKLADFGLARAFGIPVKCYSAEVVTLWYRPPDVLFGAKLYTTSIDMWSAGCIFAELANSGRPLFPGSDVDDQLKRIFKLLGTPNEDTWPGVTQLPDYKPLPVYQPSLGLAQVVPRLSARGRDLLARLLTCNPALRMPADDAMAHAYFHDLNPSVKNDRC is encoded by the exons atgcagaaatatGAAAAACTTGAAAAAATTGGAGAAGGTACCTATGGAACAGTTTTTAAAGCTAAAAACAAAGAGACTCATGAAATAGTCGCCTTAAAGCGAGTTAGACTCGACGATGACGATGAAGGAGTGCCATCTTCAGCATTACGTGAAATATGTCTCTTAAAAGAACTaaagcataaaaatattgttcgaTTATATGATGTTCTTCACAGCGAAAAGAAGTTGACACTAGTTTTCGAACATTGTgaccaagacctaaagaaATACTTTGATAGCTTAAATGGTGAAATAGATTTGGATGTAGTTAAGTCATTCATGTATCAGCTGCTACGAGGGCTTGCTTTCTGCCACAGTCACAATGTACTTCATCGAGATTTAAAACCTCAAAATCTACTGATTAACAAAAATGGTGAACTAAAATTAGCAGATTTTGGCTTAGCTAGAGCCTTTGGCATTCCAGTCAAGTGTTATTCAGCAGAAGTGGTTACTCTTTGGTATCGTCCACCAGATGTTTTATTTGGAGCCAAACTTTACACAACAAGTATAGACATGTGGTCTGCAGGTTGCATATTTGCAGAACTAGCTAACTCTGGCAGGCCTTTATTTCCAGGCTCTGATGTTGACGACCAgctaaaaaggatttttaagCTACTAG GAACACCAAATGAAGATACATGGCCTGGAGTAACTCAGCTGCCAGATTATAAGCCATTACCAGTTTACCAACCAAGTTTGGGTCTTGCTCAAGTTGTGCCAAGATTGTCTGCTCGTGGGAGAGACCTTCTGGCTCGTCTACTGACATGCAACCCAGCATTACGGATGCCAGCTGATGATGCAATGGCACATGCTTACTTTCATGATTTGAATCCTTCTGTGAAGAATGACAGGTGTTAA
- the LOC110995750 gene encoding GPI ethanolamine phosphate transferase 2 isoform X1, with product MLFWLQHKWSGLWLLIFAFGGLTLFLYGFFPLKYHSGKLAHMDDLPNFIDGVSIDGHEVYNSGENSVILMVIDGLRYDFATEEYMPYTGQLIKNKSACIYVSVAEPPTVTMPRIKSPERKKEKAQWRRTINFWRDIFAMMTGSVSTFADVALNFGAPAVKGDSILRVASSRGRHSVLYGDDTWLRLFPGLWTESDGTTSFFVTDYTEVDNNVTRHLDTVLAPLEDKKPKFDFLVLHYLGLDHIGHLEGARSPKIKPKLIEMDGIVKKIHTAMQTWDRSGVLIICGDHGMRDAGGHGGASPAEVLVPLVVLKSMDFQCPHELGPGPVVAQVDIAPTISWLLNAPIPGDSTGKFLPSLLPTDIRQHLYLLHVNALHNVKQGVPTDTEYYKQFKRAETQFARYLSTGQQSAARIAKEFYDESLAAMSKQLSEATTDFDVFALGLAVVFLYLMLTALACVTLYSLQPENQRKISVTDKHKTNLGTVVAFAVIFAIIASTLTLTCFITETRSQFCSFRPAWSAAFLASAVALTFAYFLVKTGLEKIRDLSTLRDLNAIDFLLILGTLFHAWSFFGTSFIEEEHMTWYFFWNTLMFFVLVRTIVVIVLYFGKRMSGSTEVQEKPELEHRMSDVGVGIVPKWVSLIGLHRYLRTMNQTGDRWLFLPDTADWLNDPENSIYLQAHLIIGTLATLAICLRNIRHMNNHLKIHSVLTILSTLCIFLYRISAGSLRLPNEVPKWDGEQVVQVFWWLLAAQTIFEVITYVGAFPNGNRFVYNKPKAKTEDYFYDNAEEPWNLNDVKLNLARSLTHIMYNQMMLIIVLLMRPHNVIMVPSIYITCLLTAKCLDHKLLDSRPGRNTEGADTLSLTLAHIWIGAVFYFYQGNSNSLASVDLGSGYVGLSEYSPIRVAARMGLHAYAGPALSGAHLFCSLPYTDINRYRQAVWRVTNIMALHRVYQVVIYCVIAIIFRHHLFVWSVFSPKLLYDFVATIFSVQAMLTIAEIVCLTHVVSWISRCITYKRIT from the exons ATGTTATTCTGGCTTCAACATAAATGGTCTGGACTCTGGCTACTTATATTTGCCTTTGGTGGTCTCACACTATTTCTTTATGGCTTTTTTCCATTAAAGTATCATTCTGGCAAATTAGCTCATATGGATGATTTGCCTAATTTTATAGATGGTGTCAG tATTGATGGCCATGAAGTTTACAATTCTGGTGAAAACAGTGTCATTCTCATGGTTATAGATGGCTTACGCTATGACTTTGCAACTGAAGAATATATGCCTTACACTGgccagttaattaaaaataaatcagcatGCATTTATGTCTCTGTTGCTGAACCACCAACTGTCACAATGCCCAGAATTAAG TCACCAGAGCGTAAGAAGGAAAAAGCACAATGGAGGCGCACAATAAACTTCTGGCGGGATATATTT gcAATGATGACCGGAAGCGTGTCAACTTTTGCGGATGTTGCTTTGAATTTTGGCGCGCCGGCTGTCAAAGGAGACAGCATACTTCGCGTTGCGTCCTCTAGAGGTCGCCACTCCGTATTATATGGGGATGACACTTGGTTGAGATTATTTCCAGGGTTATGGACAGAATCGGACGGAACGACGTCATTTTTTGTCACAGATTACACAGAG gtggACAACAATGTCACCAGACATTTAGATACCGTACTTGCCCCTTTAGAAGATAAAAAACCCAAATTCGATTTCTTAGTGCTTCACTATTTAGGCTTAGATCATATCGGGCACCTAGAGGGCGCCAGGAGTCCAAaaattaaacctaaattaatagaaatggATGGtattgtgaaaaaaatacacacgGCTATGCAAACATgg gaCAGATCAGGGGTACTTATAATTTGCGGGGACCACGGAATGCGGGACGCGGGGGGACACGGAGGGGCTTCGCCCGCCGAAGTGCTGGTCCCTTTAGTCGTGCTGAAGAGCATGGACTTCCAATGCCCACATGA ATTAGGTCCAGGACCCGTAGTGGCACAAGTGGACATAGCCCCAACGATATCTTGGTTACTAAACGCCCCCATCCCGGGAGACAGTACGGGCAAATTTCTGCCCTCTCTGCTACCGACTGACATCAGGCAACACTTGTATTTACTGCACGTGAACGCTCTTCATAATGTCAAGCAAGGCGTTCCTACCGATACCG AATATTATAAGCAATTCAAACGCGCCGAAACCCAATTCGCTCGTTATCTCTCAACGGGACAGCAAAGTGCCGCACGAATCGCGAAAGAGTTCTACGACGAATCCTTAGCCGCCATGTCCAAGCAATTGTCGGAAGCAACCACGGACTTTGACGTGTTTGCTTTGGGTTTGGCAgtcgtatttttatatttg ATGTTGACGGCTCTCGCTTGCGTGACTCTGTACTCGCTCCAACCGGAAAACCAACGCAAGATAAGCGTGACGGACAAACACAAAACTAACTTGGGCACAGTTGTCGCGTTTGCGGTCATTTTCGCGATCATCGCCTCGACCCTGACGTTGACTTGTTTCATCACCGAAACGAGGAGCCAATTCTGCTCCTTCAGGCCCGCGTGGTCCGCCGCCTTTTTGGCCTCGGCGGTCGCTCTGACTTTCGCCTACTTCCTCGTGAAGACCGGCTTGGAGAAAATCCGGGATCTATCGACGTTGCGGGATCTGAATGCGATCGATTTCCTACTGATACTCGGCACTCTTTTCCATGCCTGGTCGTTTTTCGGCACGAGTTTCATAGAGGAGGAGCACATGACATGGTACTTCTTTTGGAATACGCTTATGTTCTTCGTGTTGGTGCGAACGATCGTGGTGATCGTTTTGTACTTCGGCAAGCGGATGTCGGGGTCCACGGAGGTTCAGGAAAAGCCGGAGTTGGAACACCGAATGAGCGACGTCGGCGTCGGCATCGTGCCGAAGTGGGTGTCGTTAATCGGTTTGCACAG ATATCTCCGTACAATGAACCAAACGGGCGACAGGTGGCTCTTTCTTCCGGACACTGCCGACTGGTTGAACGATCCGGAGAACTCAATTTATCTCCAAGCTCATcttattatag GCACCCTCGCGACACTCGCGATCTGTCTCAGAAACATCCGCCACATGAACAACCATCTGAAGATACATTCGGTGCTCACAATTCTATCCACGCTTTGTATATTTCTGTACCGAATCAGCGCAGGCTCCTTACGTCTGCCGAACGAAGTTCCGAAATGGGACGGGGAGCAAGTAGTCCAAGTGTTTTGGTGGCTTTTGGCCGCTCAGACTATATTCGAAGTCATCACTTATGTCG GTGCGTTTCCGAACGGAAATAGGTTCGTTTATAACAAACCCAAAGCGAAAACGGAAGATTATTTCTATGACAACGCGGAAGAACCCTGGAACTTGAACGACGTCAAGTTAAACTTAGCCAGATCTTTAACTCACATAATGTACAATCAAATGATGCTGATAATAGTTCTGCTGATGCGTCCCCACAATGTTATCATGGTGCCTAGCATCTATATCACTTGCCTGCTCACGGCTAAATGCCTAGACCATAAGTTGTTGGATTCGAGACCCGGTAGAAACACGGAGGGCGCCGACACTTTGAGTCTGACTTTGGCGCACATTTGGATTGGAgctgtgttttatttttaccag GGCAACTCCAACAGCCTGGCCTCGGTTGACCTGGGCTCGGGTTACGTGGGTCTGAGTGAATACAGCCCGATCCGAGTCGCCGCCCGCATGGGCCTCCATGCATACGCCGGCCCGGCTTTGTCGGGGGCGCATTTATTCTGTTCGTTGCCTTATACAGATATTAACAG ATACCGTCAAGCAGTGTGGCGCGTTACAAACATAATGGCGTTACACAGAGTGTACCAAGTTGTCATTTACTGCGTCATAGCGATAATATTCAGGCATCATCTGTTCGTGTGGTCGgtattttcacctaaattgCTATACGACTTTGTCGCGACAATATTCTCCGTTCAGGCGATGTTGACGATCGCCGAAATCGTCTGTTTGACGCACGTAGTTAGTTGGATTTCTAGGTGCATCACGTATAAGAGGATAACTTAG
- the LOC110995756 gene encoding peptidyl-prolyl cis-trans isomerase FKBP8: MSEDERTLVDKSESSSFEDLASAAAHEIEEAKLAEAAAAEKIKLDGKAPGTNEWQDLLGSGSILKKILKKGDDSEGLRPQRSDICRISYELRIRNGKHENIEKRDQVKIYLGDNEILQGLDLALTLMYKGEICLLQIAPRFAYGDTGLNPGDSLGLVGEINSPKYEGPPIGPETWLEVKLELHDWEEEPEHETLTITERMEIGIRRRCRGNWWYGRGETQLAVQLYRRALDVLDESEGGITEPTPTGEMAQASDALLALLDERMRVHNNMAAAQLRAGAYDAALQAVTRVLTCQPNNAKALYRKSRILTAMGRNSEALQAARAAAAAAPEDTGVRKELQKCEQKAIRDKSVERKLAKRMLGTGGQGKASPDKNPGRAKMLVWGSLLLSLLVGVASVLAYRYKNQAQ; this comes from the exons atgaGTGAAGACGAGCGTACATTAGTAGACAAGTCTGAAAGTAGTTCATTTGAAGACCTTGCGTCAGCAGCAGCTCACGAAATCGAGGAAGCAAAGTTGGCTGAAGCAGCAGCTGCAGAGAAGATTAAGCTAGATGGAAAGGCTCCAGGAACCAACGAGTGGCAAGATCTGTTAGGATCTGGGTCTATTTTGAAAAAG atacttAAAAAAGGTGATGATTCGGAAGGCTTACGGCCTCAAAGAAGTGATATATGCAGGATAAGCTATGAATTAAGAATAAGGAATGGAAAACacgaaaatatagaaaagCGGGACCAAGTGAAGATATATTTGGGTGATAATGAA ATATTACAAGGTCTTGATTTAGCATTGACACTAATGTACAAAGGTGAAATATGTTTACTACAAATAGCTCCAAGATTTGCTTACGGTGACACTGGCTTAAATCCGGGAGACAGTTTGGGTTTGGTTGGAGAAATAAACAGTCCAAAATATGAGGGACCACCAATTGGTCCAGAGACGTGGTTAGAAGTTAAATTAGAATTACATGATTGGGAGGAAGAACCAGAACATGAAACATTAACAATTACTGAAAGAATGGAAATCGG CATCCGCCGTCGTTGCCGAGGCAACTGGTGGTATGGCCGTGGTGAGACACAACTGGCTGTGCAGTTGTACAGACGGGCTCTGGACGTCCTCGACGAGAGCGAAGGTGGCATCACGGAGCCCACGCCCACCGGAGAGATGGCCCAGGCCTCTGACGCTTTACTGGCCTTGTTGGACGAACGCATGCGCGTACACAACAATATGGCCGCTGCGCAGTTGAGGGCCGGAGCGTACGATGCGGCCTTGCAG GCCGTAACGAGAGTACTCACTTGTCAACCGAACAATGCGAAGGCGCTATATAGAAAATCTCGTATTTTAACCGCCATGGGGCGCAATTCCGAAGCCCTACAGGCGGCCAGGGCCGCCGCGGCCGCAGCTCCCGAGGATACTGGCGTCAGGAAGGAGTTACAAAAGTGTGAACAAAAGGCCATCAGAGACAAGTCGGTAGAAAGGAAGCTGGCCAAGCGAATGTTGGGCACCGGTGGTCAGGGAAAAGCGTCCCCGGACAAAAATCCTGGCCGAGCCAAG ATGTTAGTGTGGGGATCTCTGCTGCTAAGTCTGTTGGTGGGCGTGGCCAGTGTATTGGCCTACAGATACAAGAATCAGGCGCAGTGA
- the LOC111000684 gene encoding uncharacterized protein LOC111000684, with protein sequence MESNFTARTEVPNQAAQGPSTSTACDDNSTPENTTSEAKTIKLVTPGKSRKRKLTVSDLDDFDLCVIRRKIQSYYLNNSVPTLRKLHCDLKADINFKGSIESLRKILHKLGFSYKKNKSKRMVLMERYDVVAWRSRFLREIDNNRRSDNPRPIVYLDETYLHPGYKVKKCWQSEETEGVLTEVSEGQRWIIVNAGSEKGFIPNSLLCFKSKTKSGDYHDEMNGDNFSKWLQEKLIPNLEPNSLIVMDNASYHCIKINKRVTMNSKKQEMQDFIKKNNLSYLETMKKAELYEIIKTINQENVYLIDEILKKHGHKAVRLPPYHCDFNAIEFIWSSFKRIFADTNVTGLSENMEQRIHSAFSKITAEEWQKHCNHVINHLSPVRQSLLPAAFILF encoded by the exons atggaaagtaattttacagcgaGAACTGAAGTCCCTAATCAAGCAGCTCAAGGACCTTCCACATCCACAGCTTGTGATGACAATTCCACACCAGAGAACACTACTTCCGAGGCTAAGACGATAAAACTAGTCACTCCaggtaaaagtagaaaaagaaaattaactgtTTCTGATTTGGATGACTTTGATCTTTGTGTTATTAGACGCAAAATccaatcttattatttaaataattccgtCCCTACTCTCAGAAAATTACATTGTGATCTAAAGGCAGACATCAATTTCAAGGGTAGTATAGAATCTCTCAGAAAAATACTACACAAGTTgggatttagttataaaaagaataaatccaAAAGGATGGTTCTCATGGAGCGATATGATGTTGTTGCCTGGCGATCAAGATTTTTACGAGAAATAGACAATAATAGAAGGAGTGACAATCCGAGGCCAATCGTTTATTTGGACGAGACTTATTTACACCCTggctataaagttaaaaaatgttggcaGTCTGAGGAAACTGAAGGTGTCCTTACAGAAGTCTCAGAAGGTCAGAGATGGATCATAGTGAATGCCGGAAGTGAGAAAGGTTTTATCCCCAATAGTCTTTTGTGTTTCAAATCTAAGACCAAAAGTGGAGATTATCACGACGAGATGAATGGAGATAACTTCAGTAAATGGCTACAAGAAAAGCTTATCCCAAACTTAGAGCCCAATTCATTAATAGTGATGGACAATGCGTCATAtcactgtattaaaataaataaacgcgtGACAATGAACAGTAAGAAACAAGAGATGcaagatttcataaaaaaaaacaatctttcATACTTGGAAACCATGAAAAAAGcagaattgtatgaaattataaaaacaatcaatcaGGAGAATGTCTActtaattgatgaaatattaaagaaacatggtCATAAGGCTGTAAGACTTCCGCCTTATCATTGTGACTTTAATGCAATAGAATTCATTTGGAGTTcgttcaaaagaatatttgcagacacaaatgttactggcctctctgaaaacatggaacagagaatccatagtgcattttccaaaataactgctgaagaatggcagaaacactgtaatcacgttataaat CACTTGAGTCCTGTGAGACAAAGCCTACTTCCAGCTGCTTTCATTCTTTTCTGA
- the LOC110995750 gene encoding GPI ethanolamine phosphate transferase 2 isoform X2, whose product MLFWLQHKWSGLWLLIFAFGGLTLFLYGFFPLKYHSGKLAHMDDLPNFIDGVSIDGHEVYNSGENSVILMVIDGLRYDFATEEYMPYTGQLIKNKSACIYVSVAEPPTVTMPRIKAMMTGSVSTFADVALNFGAPAVKGDSILRVASSRGRHSVLYGDDTWLRLFPGLWTESDGTTSFFVTDYTEVDNNVTRHLDTVLAPLEDKKPKFDFLVLHYLGLDHIGHLEGARSPKIKPKLIEMDGIVKKIHTAMQTWDRSGVLIICGDHGMRDAGGHGGASPAEVLVPLVVLKSMDFQCPHELGPGPVVAQVDIAPTISWLLNAPIPGDSTGKFLPSLLPTDIRQHLYLLHVNALHNVKQGVPTDTEYYKQFKRAETQFARYLSTGQQSAARIAKEFYDESLAAMSKQLSEATTDFDVFALGLAVVFLYLMLTALACVTLYSLQPENQRKISVTDKHKTNLGTVVAFAVIFAIIASTLTLTCFITETRSQFCSFRPAWSAAFLASAVALTFAYFLVKTGLEKIRDLSTLRDLNAIDFLLILGTLFHAWSFFGTSFIEEEHMTWYFFWNTLMFFVLVRTIVVIVLYFGKRMSGSTEVQEKPELEHRMSDVGVGIVPKWVSLIGLHRYLRTMNQTGDRWLFLPDTADWLNDPENSIYLQAHLIIGTLATLAICLRNIRHMNNHLKIHSVLTILSTLCIFLYRISAGSLRLPNEVPKWDGEQVVQVFWWLLAAQTIFEVITYVGAFPNGNRFVYNKPKAKTEDYFYDNAEEPWNLNDVKLNLARSLTHIMYNQMMLIIVLLMRPHNVIMVPSIYITCLLTAKCLDHKLLDSRPGRNTEGADTLSLTLAHIWIGAVFYFYQGNSNSLASVDLGSGYVGLSEYSPIRVAARMGLHAYAGPALSGAHLFCSLPYTDINRYRQAVWRVTNIMALHRVYQVVIYCVIAIIFRHHLFVWSVFSPKLLYDFVATIFSVQAMLTIAEIVCLTHVVSWISRCITYKRIT is encoded by the exons ATGTTATTCTGGCTTCAACATAAATGGTCTGGACTCTGGCTACTTATATTTGCCTTTGGTGGTCTCACACTATTTCTTTATGGCTTTTTTCCATTAAAGTATCATTCTGGCAAATTAGCTCATATGGATGATTTGCCTAATTTTATAGATGGTGTCAG tATTGATGGCCATGAAGTTTACAATTCTGGTGAAAACAGTGTCATTCTCATGGTTATAGATGGCTTACGCTATGACTTTGCAACTGAAGAATATATGCCTTACACTGgccagttaattaaaaataaatcagcatGCATTTATGTCTCTGTTGCTGAACCACCAACTGTCACAATGCCCAGAATTAAG gcAATGATGACCGGAAGCGTGTCAACTTTTGCGGATGTTGCTTTGAATTTTGGCGCGCCGGCTGTCAAAGGAGACAGCATACTTCGCGTTGCGTCCTCTAGAGGTCGCCACTCCGTATTATATGGGGATGACACTTGGTTGAGATTATTTCCAGGGTTATGGACAGAATCGGACGGAACGACGTCATTTTTTGTCACAGATTACACAGAG gtggACAACAATGTCACCAGACATTTAGATACCGTACTTGCCCCTTTAGAAGATAAAAAACCCAAATTCGATTTCTTAGTGCTTCACTATTTAGGCTTAGATCATATCGGGCACCTAGAGGGCGCCAGGAGTCCAAaaattaaacctaaattaatagaaatggATGGtattgtgaaaaaaatacacacgGCTATGCAAACATgg gaCAGATCAGGGGTACTTATAATTTGCGGGGACCACGGAATGCGGGACGCGGGGGGACACGGAGGGGCTTCGCCCGCCGAAGTGCTGGTCCCTTTAGTCGTGCTGAAGAGCATGGACTTCCAATGCCCACATGA ATTAGGTCCAGGACCCGTAGTGGCACAAGTGGACATAGCCCCAACGATATCTTGGTTACTAAACGCCCCCATCCCGGGAGACAGTACGGGCAAATTTCTGCCCTCTCTGCTACCGACTGACATCAGGCAACACTTGTATTTACTGCACGTGAACGCTCTTCATAATGTCAAGCAAGGCGTTCCTACCGATACCG AATATTATAAGCAATTCAAACGCGCCGAAACCCAATTCGCTCGTTATCTCTCAACGGGACAGCAAAGTGCCGCACGAATCGCGAAAGAGTTCTACGACGAATCCTTAGCCGCCATGTCCAAGCAATTGTCGGAAGCAACCACGGACTTTGACGTGTTTGCTTTGGGTTTGGCAgtcgtatttttatatttg ATGTTGACGGCTCTCGCTTGCGTGACTCTGTACTCGCTCCAACCGGAAAACCAACGCAAGATAAGCGTGACGGACAAACACAAAACTAACTTGGGCACAGTTGTCGCGTTTGCGGTCATTTTCGCGATCATCGCCTCGACCCTGACGTTGACTTGTTTCATCACCGAAACGAGGAGCCAATTCTGCTCCTTCAGGCCCGCGTGGTCCGCCGCCTTTTTGGCCTCGGCGGTCGCTCTGACTTTCGCCTACTTCCTCGTGAAGACCGGCTTGGAGAAAATCCGGGATCTATCGACGTTGCGGGATCTGAATGCGATCGATTTCCTACTGATACTCGGCACTCTTTTCCATGCCTGGTCGTTTTTCGGCACGAGTTTCATAGAGGAGGAGCACATGACATGGTACTTCTTTTGGAATACGCTTATGTTCTTCGTGTTGGTGCGAACGATCGTGGTGATCGTTTTGTACTTCGGCAAGCGGATGTCGGGGTCCACGGAGGTTCAGGAAAAGCCGGAGTTGGAACACCGAATGAGCGACGTCGGCGTCGGCATCGTGCCGAAGTGGGTGTCGTTAATCGGTTTGCACAG ATATCTCCGTACAATGAACCAAACGGGCGACAGGTGGCTCTTTCTTCCGGACACTGCCGACTGGTTGAACGATCCGGAGAACTCAATTTATCTCCAAGCTCATcttattatag GCACCCTCGCGACACTCGCGATCTGTCTCAGAAACATCCGCCACATGAACAACCATCTGAAGATACATTCGGTGCTCACAATTCTATCCACGCTTTGTATATTTCTGTACCGAATCAGCGCAGGCTCCTTACGTCTGCCGAACGAAGTTCCGAAATGGGACGGGGAGCAAGTAGTCCAAGTGTTTTGGTGGCTTTTGGCCGCTCAGACTATATTCGAAGTCATCACTTATGTCG GTGCGTTTCCGAACGGAAATAGGTTCGTTTATAACAAACCCAAAGCGAAAACGGAAGATTATTTCTATGACAACGCGGAAGAACCCTGGAACTTGAACGACGTCAAGTTAAACTTAGCCAGATCTTTAACTCACATAATGTACAATCAAATGATGCTGATAATAGTTCTGCTGATGCGTCCCCACAATGTTATCATGGTGCCTAGCATCTATATCACTTGCCTGCTCACGGCTAAATGCCTAGACCATAAGTTGTTGGATTCGAGACCCGGTAGAAACACGGAGGGCGCCGACACTTTGAGTCTGACTTTGGCGCACATTTGGATTGGAgctgtgttttatttttaccag GGCAACTCCAACAGCCTGGCCTCGGTTGACCTGGGCTCGGGTTACGTGGGTCTGAGTGAATACAGCCCGATCCGAGTCGCCGCCCGCATGGGCCTCCATGCATACGCCGGCCCGGCTTTGTCGGGGGCGCATTTATTCTGTTCGTTGCCTTATACAGATATTAACAG ATACCGTCAAGCAGTGTGGCGCGTTACAAACATAATGGCGTTACACAGAGTGTACCAAGTTGTCATTTACTGCGTCATAGCGATAATATTCAGGCATCATCTGTTCGTGTGGTCGgtattttcacctaaattgCTATACGACTTTGTCGCGACAATATTCTCCGTTCAGGCGATGTTGACGATCGCCGAAATCGTCTGTTTGACGCACGTAGTTAGTTGGATTTCTAGGTGCATCACGTATAAGAGGATAACTTAG